GACATAGTCGCCGTATTCGGCGGTGTCGGAGACGCTCCAGCGCTGCTTGGCGATGCCGCCTTCAACCATGAGGTCGACGATCAGCTTGAGCTCGTGCAGCACCTCGAAGTAGGCGACCTCTGGCTTGTATCCGGCCTCGGTCAGGGTCTCGAAGCCGTATTGCACCAGCTGGGAGGCGCCGCCGCACAGCACTGCCTGCTCGCCGAACAGGTCGGTTTCGGTCTCCTCGGTGAAGGTGGTCTCGATGACGCCGGCGCGGGTTCCGCCGATGCCCTTGGCGTAGGACAGCGCCAGTTCACGGGCCTTGCCGGAGGGGTTCTGTTCGACGGCGATCAGGTCCGGCACGCCGCGGCCGGCTTCGAACTCGCGCCGCACGATGTGGCCCGGGCCCTTGGGGGCGACGAGGGCGACGTCGACGTCGGCCGGCGGCTGGATGTAGCCGTAGCGGATGTTGAAGCCGTGGCCGAAGAAGAGGGCGTCGCCGGCGTTCAGGTTCGGGGCGATGTCTTCCGCGTACACGAAGCGCTGGACCTGGTCGGGGGTGAGGACCATGATCAGGTCGGCTTCCTTGACGGCGTCGGCGACGCTGAGGACGCGCAGGCCCTCGGCCTCGGCCTTGGCGCGGGACTTGGAGCCTTCCTTGAGGCCGACGCGGACGTCGACGCCGGAATCGCGCAGGCTCAGTGCGTGTGCGTGGCCCTGGCTGCCGTAGCCGATGACGGCAACCTTGCGACCCTGGATGATGGAGAGGTCTGCGTCGTCGTCGTAGAACATGTCGGTCACTGTGTTGCTCCTTGAATATTTGAGGGGTGTTGCTGTGTTTTCGTTACGGTTTTTGCCGCCGGCGCGCACGCCGGCCGCTGCCTTGGGAAGCGCTGCGCTAAGAAGCGCGGAGGGCCCGGTCGCTCATGGAGCGGGATCCCCGCCCG
This genomic stretch from Arthrobacter dokdonellae harbors:
- the ilvC gene encoding ketol-acid reductoisomerase; amino-acid sequence: MTDMFYDDDADLSIIQGRKVAVIGYGSQGHAHALSLRDSGVDVRVGLKEGSKSRAKAEAEGLRVLSVADAVKEADLIMVLTPDQVQRFVYAEDIAPNLNAGDALFFGHGFNIRYGYIQPPADVDVALVAPKGPGHIVRREFEAGRGVPDLIAVEQNPSGKARELALSYAKGIGGTRAGVIETTFTEETETDLFGEQAVLCGGASQLVQYGFETLTEAGYKPEVAYFEVLHELKLIVDLMVEGGIAKQRWSVSDTAEYGDYVSGPRVITPDVKENMKAVLADIQDGTFAKRFIDDQDAGGPEFAALRKKGEDHPIEATGRELRKLFSWIKSDDDYTEGSVAR